A single genomic interval of Catenulispora sp. GP43 harbors:
- a CDS encoding STAS domain-containing protein: protein MEFSSTATRIADRVVLTVAGDIDLAAHGRFQSDLDQAWDADCDLVIDCSRVTFLDSMGLRVLVHAMQRASTHGRDIALAAPSEPVQRVLDLAGIRSLFTEIGPVAEAGAEADSDHAV, encoded by the coding sequence ATGGAGTTCTCTAGTACCGCGACACGCATCGCGGACCGCGTGGTCCTGACCGTCGCCGGCGACATCGACCTCGCCGCCCACGGCCGGTTCCAATCCGACCTCGACCAGGCCTGGGACGCCGACTGCGACCTGGTCATCGACTGCTCCCGCGTCACCTTCCTGGACTCCATGGGACTGCGTGTGCTGGTCCATGCCATGCAGCGGGCCTCCACCCACGGCCGTGACATCGCTCTGGCCGCTCCTTCCGAACCCGTCCAGCGTGTCCTGGACCTGGCCGGCATCAGGAGCCTGTTCACCGAGATCGGACCCGTCGCCGAAGCAGGAGCCGAAGC